The DNA sequence GGAGGTGGCCCATCTTGCTCCGGGGGTTAGTCAACCTTGTTGGCCTCGGCGAGGATCGCCCATGGCACTCCCGAGCCATCGAAGCACTCAGTGATCAGCTCGCGCTGGATGATCCTCGGGGAGCCTCGCGGGCGGTCCTCGGTGAGGGGCTCGGAAGACTATTCACCCATGCTCACGATTGGCTCGTGGAGAGTCTCCCCACCTACTTCGGCACGCACTTGGGGTCCGATCGGAACCAACAGGTCGCGATGACGACAGCGATCGCCATGCACTATTACCACCCAGATCTCTATCGACTCCTTTCGGACCCGATGATTGCCGCGATCGAAAGCGCCGATAAGGTCGCGATCGGGTGGGGTAACGACGTTTCTCCGCAGCAACGGATCGGCCAGTGGGTGGTTGCAGCGATCATTCGAGGGCACATCGGCGAAGATGACCCGCTACGCACCGAGTTCTACACACGAGCGGACCCTGAGACGCGTGGTGAAGCGATCGGGCACACGGCTTGGTCATTCATGCACACCGAAATCGTCGACGACGCTATCCGTGACCAGCTTGCTAACCTTTGGGACGAGCGGGTTCATCACGTCAAGGCACATCCGGAAGACAAGGCTGAGCTCAAGGACTTCTACTGGTTCATTCGAAGTGAGAGGTTTCCGGCTTCATGGTGGCTCCCCAGGCTCTTGGAGGCGCTAGAGCTGGACGGTGAGTTGGAAACTGGTGCTGTTGCAAAGTTGGGCGGAGAGCAGCGAAGACTCAGTTTCTCATTCCCTAATGGTTGCTGCGTGTGGGCGTTCTCAGGCCGTCTCGAAGACCCGGTTGACGATCACCGCGTCCGGGTTCGGTTGCCCGTAGGCAAACATCGTGCCTTGCCCTTTCCGCAATGAGTGCATCGCCTCCATCCCCTTCAACGTCCGATATGCAGATGTCCGGTTCTTAAACGCGCCTTTCGGCCCGAGGATCCGCTTCAGCCGACCATGGTCGCCTTCCAGGATGTTGTTGAGGTATTTCACCTGCCGGTGTTCCACTGTTGGCGGGCAGATTCCCTCTGACTTCAACTCGGCGATTGCCCTGGCTAGGGAGGGTGCTTTATCGGTGTTGATCACTCTGGGATACCCGGCTGACGCATTGGATCTGAGGGCCTTGGCCAGGAAACGCTTCGCTGCGGCCACGTTCCGCTTCGGAGAGAGGTAAAAGTCCAGGGTCTGGCCACCGGCGGTGATCGCCCGATAGAGGTAGCACCACCTGCCGCCGACCCGGATATAGGTCTCATCCACCCGCCAGGAACTGGCCTGCCAATCAGGTACCTGCCGGTACCACCGTGTTTGCTTGTCCAGCTCAGGGGCGTATTTCTGGACCCAGCGGTAGATCGTGGTGTGATCAACCGGCACGCCCCGCTCGGTCATCATTTCCTCCAAGTCTCGGTAGCTCACCCCGTAGCGGCAGTACCACCGCACCGCCCACAGGATGACCTCGCGAGGGAAATGACGACCCGAGAAGATACCCATGGCTGTGATTATTTCACGTCGCTCTTCCTACTGCCTCAACTTTGCAACAGCACCCTTTGCTTTAGGTCTGTGTTGACGCACCATTGCGCTGGGGCCAAAGGTTGCCGTTCTAGCTCACGGCTTCGAGTGTTGCTTTGCTGCCCACGTGCTCGATTGAGGCTGAGTCTCGGCCACCTCAGGAGGCATCTATCTGTAGTAAGGAGCGCAGGTAGCGTCCAGTGATGCTGCTGTTGTTCGCGGCGACCTGTTCGGGCGTGCCGGTGGCAACAATGCGTCCGCCTGCGGCGCCGCCTCCGGGGCCCAGGTCAATGATGTGGTCGGCATTGGCGATGAGGTCGAGGTCGTGCTCGATGACGATGATCGTCGCGCCCTTGGCGAGGAGACGGTCGAGGACGCCGATGAGCACGCGGGTGTCCAACGGGTGCAGGCCGACGGAGGGCTCGTCGAGCACGAACAGGGTATTTGACTGGTCGCGGCTGAGCTCGCCTGCAAGTTTGAGGCGTTGCGCTTCTCCGCCGGATAGTGCGGGCGTGTTCTCGCTGAGGTTGAGGTAGCCCAGACCCAGATCGATCAAGGTTTGGAGCTTCTTCTGGATCTTTGTCCGTCCGCCGAGGGCACCGTGCGCTTGCCGTACGGTCATCGCAAACAGCGCTGGCAACGAGCGGGGGCCGTCGGTGGTTTCGAGGAGATACTGGTCGGCGTTGGGTGCATATCGGGTGCCGTGGCAGTCGGGGCAGGCAATGTCGACATCGGGCAAGAATTGCACGTCGAGAACGACTTGACCGGTTCCCTCACAGCGCGGGCATCGCAGCGAGCCAGTGTTGTAGGAGAAGTCCGCTGCGCTTAGCTGAGCCTGCGTCGCGGTGTCAGTGGCGGCGTAGGCGCGGCGCAGGTCGTCGAGAATTCCGGAGTAGGTTGCGATTGTGGAGCGTACATTCACCCCGATCGGGGTCGCGTCCACCACATTCGCGTGGGTGATGCCGGCTGTATCCAGGGAGACGACGTGGTCGGGAAGTGGTTCGTCGCTGTGGAGGGAATGAAGCGCGGGGATGAGGCTGTCGAGCACCAAGGTGGTCTTTCCGGAGCCGGACATACCCGTCACTGCCGTCAGCCGGCCCTGCGGGATCTTCACATCCAGCGCGTGCACCGTGTGGATCGACGACGTCACTAGGTGCAAGTCGCCCCGCTCGAACACGTTCTCCGCGCTCGCCCGCTCGCGCACGATCGGGTTCTCGGCTCCCATCAGGAACGGGCCGATCAGGGAGGACGGGTCTGCGGTCACGGTAGGCAGGTCGCCCTGAGCGAGGATGGTGCCGCCCTCGGTGCCGGAACCCGGCCCGATCTCGATCATCCAGTCCGCCTCGCGCAGCATCTGTACGTCATGATCGACCATCACCACGGAGTTGCCGCCGTCAAGAAGATCTCGCATAACTCCAATCAAGCCGTCGAGGTTGGCTGGGTGTAACCCGACGGAAGGCTCATCGAGCACGTACAGCACCCCGGTGGTCTCGTTGCGAACCGCCCGAGCCAGTTGTACCCGCTGCCGCTCCCCGGTTGACAATGAGGTGCTGGCACGGTCGAGGGTAAGGTAGCCCAGCCCGAGCTGCACGAGACGCCGGGCCATCTCGGCGAACTGGCTCGCGATCACACGTGCCATCGGATGCATGTCCGAAGGAAGTTCCTCGATCACGGTCGGTACCCACGCGACGGCTTCATCCAACGTGAGCGCACTGGCCTGCGCGAGATCGATACCCGCCAGCTTCGTGCTGCGCACCTTTTCAGATAGGCGCGTGCCGTGGCAGGTCGGGCAAGTGTGGGTCGTGATGAAGCGACTCACGCGCGCGAGGCCTTTCTCGCTTGTGGCATTCTGCATCGCCTCGCGCACAGCCTGGCGCGCGTTGCGATAGGTGACGCTCAGGTCGAACAGCTTCCCGCTTTTGGATGGCGCTAGGATCTGTCGCTTCTCCTCCGACCCATCGAGGATGACCTCCCGTTCTGCCTCGGTTAGGTCGTAGTAGGGCACGTCGGTGCGTACCCCCATCTCGGCGACAACTCGCGGCATTAAAGCCAACCCAAACATCCCCCACGGAGCAACTGCCCCGTCGGCGATCGTCTTCGATGGATCCGGTACCAAGGAGTCATCGTCGATATCGCGAACCGTGCCGGTGCCGGAGCAGGTCGGGCAGGCGCCCTCGGAATTGAATGCGAGATCCTCCGCCCCTGGGGGATCGAACACTATCCCGCATACCGGGCACGTCAACTCCAGACCCGCTGCAACGTCGATCGTGGGCGCGAGCCGGTGTCCGTTCGGGCACTGGTGCGACCCCAGGCGGGAGAACATCACCCTCAACACGTTTAAGAGTTCAGTCGATGTCCCAAACGTCGACCGCACACTCGGAACTCCGGGCCGTTGGCGCAACGCAAGCGCCGCAGGAACGTGGCGCACCGCGTCCACATCCGCCCGTGCTGCTTGAGACATCCGCCGTCGCGTATACGTTGACAGGGCCTCGATATATCGGCGTGCCCCTTCTGCATACAGCACCCCTAGCGCCAGGGACGATTTTCCCGACCCGGACACTCCTGCGACTGCAACCAGCGCATTTAGGGGCACGTCAAGGTCGAGGTTCTTCAGGTTGTGCACCCGAGCGCCTCGTACGGCGATTGCAGCCGGAGGGGGATCGCCCGTTCGTCCTGACTCTTGAAGCGGCACGCCGCCCCCTTCCCGACACGCTCGATGGGGCAGGTTACCCCTGTAGGGTATCAAGGGAATCTTCCGTTCTTCAAGTGTCAGTTATAAGACTGGGCCATCAACCGGCGGGGGTCGGCTCGCGCTGTCGGCGCCGGGTTTTGGGTTCCTGGCAAACCGTGCTGGTATCCATCTCGGTAGGTGGTGGGTCCCTCGTAGGTGCTGGCAACTCTCCGTGTCCCGCTGGCCGCTTGAGCTCTGCGCTCTATCGATTCTGGCTTCTGAGAAACCCATTCAGGGCAGCAGTGAAGAGCTCGGGCTTCTGCGTATTCGCCTGGTGCCCGGCGCCGCCGATGAAGTTGAGGTCGGCGTCGGGGATGCCGGCGGCGAGGGCACGCGCGGCTGGCAGGTTTGCCCGATCTTTGGATCCGCAGAGTACCAATGTCGGTGCGGTGACGTCAGCCAGGTGGGTGGAAAAATCTGCCTCTGCTACGCCGCGCAGAACGGACAGCAGCTGGGGCTTTCGCACGCCACTCCGGGCAAGCAATCGCGCCGGCACGAGCCGCATGACCGTGGTCTGGATCCGCATCAATACCCGCGGTGGCTTCACCTGTCCGGCCGCCAGGGTGAGTGAGCGCACTCGCTCCGGGTAGTCGATGGCTATCTGCAGTGTGATCATCGCCCCCAACGACAGTCCGCACAGGTGAAGCTTATCGACGCCCCGGTGGTCCAACTCCGCGACGATGCCCGCCGCGGCGGCGGCGAGTGAGAATTCCCCGCTGGGTTCTTCCCCCGCCCTGAGGCCAGGAATTCCGATGGCCATGCCGGTGAATCCGGACGGAAGGTGGCTGACCTGGTAGTTCCACGCGTCGGGGCTGTCGCCGAGCCCGTGGATGAAGACTACGGTGTGTTCGCCGTCCGTGCCGTCCATGCCCACCATTCTCGCATTGGCAACCGTATTGGTGGTACTCACAGGGTCTTCCAGCCGACGCAGGATCGTCGTAGCGTGGACGTCGATAGTAAAGGTCCACACGAAAGGAACCACCATTATGCCTACCATCGCCATCGCTGGGGCTGGCCCCGGTCTCGGTGCCGCTGTTGCTCGGCGCTTCGGCCGGGAGCTTTTCGATGTCGCTCTCATCTCCCGCAATGCGGGAAAACTCCAGGCCCTGGAGCAGGATCTCATTGGGGAGGGGATCACTGCGAGGGGATACGTTGCTGATGTGCGCGACCGTGAGTCCCTCGCCCGGGCGCTCACGCAGGCCGCGGAGGAGCTTGGTCCGATCGAGGTGCTGCAGTTCAGCCCGGTGCCCAGTGCGGAGTTCTTGAAGCCGGTGCTCGACACGACGGTGGAAGATCTGCAGGCCGCGACTGAGCAATCGATTCTTGGTCCCGTCGCGGCAATCCGGCAGGTTCTGCCCGGCATGATGGCGCGCGGCGTCGGCTCGATCCTCCTCATCAACGGCGCGAGCGCCGTCCACCCGAATGGCATCGTCGCGGGTACGTCGACCGCTTTCGCTGGTGAGTCGGCGTATGGCGCGATGCTTCACGACGCCGTCGTCGACAAGCATGTCAACGTCCGGCAGCTCATCATCCCCGGCGCCATCGGTGGCGGCGATCCGCTCTACGATCCTGCGGCGCTCGCTGAACGCGTCTGGCAGCTTCATTCCGTGCCCGGCGATTTCCGGGTCATTGTCGGGCAGTGATCCGCATGCGTGCGAGGCCAACCGTCGTTGCAGCGGCCATGACCTTCTGCCTACTCGGCTGCACCGCGGATCCAGCAAAACAGCCAGTAGAAACAGGTGAAACTGTGCACGACACTCCCATCCACTTGATCATCGGAGACGACATTGTGGGCGCCACGGTGTGGGACACTCCCACCGGACGAGACTTGCTCGATCGCCTCCCAGTCACCTTGACCTTCGCTGATTTCGGTGGGCAGGAGAAGGTCGCGAGGCTCGATGGTGGGCTCACTATGGAGGGCATGCCGAGTGGTGATGATCCAGAGGTCGGTGACCTTGGGTACTACGCACCCAATGGCGTTGTTGTCTTGTACACGGGTGAGGTGGGCTTCTGGAACGGGATCGCTCGTATTGGCCGCATGGAGGGTGATCTGTCGGTGATCACTGAACACCACGACGACTTCACCGTCACCATCGAGCGCGCCGGGTAGGTCAGGAGCGGATGGCCAGGATTGCGCCGTGGGGCCTGGAGCCTGGATCGGTGCGGGTCTCGCACTGCGTCACAGTGAATCCGGCTGCTTCGACTTCGACGGCGAGGAGCTCAACTGGCCAGTAGTAGGCGGTGGTGATCGCATGGTCGAAGGGGGCGAGTTGTGGCCCGGTGAAGAATCCGAGGGCGAGGCCCCCGCCTGGTCGGAGGGAGCGGGCGAATTCTTTGAGGGCGGCGCCGGGGTGGCCATGAATGAGGGAGTACCAGGCCAGCACGCCCCCGAGGGATCCGTCGGCAACGTCGAGATCGTCCCCGCGTCCCACTGTAAAGCGCACGCCTGGATACCTTGCCCGAGCACTGCTGATGAACTCAGGCACGGGGTCAATGCCCTCCACGGTGAGCCCGAGGGAGCTGAGAAAATGTGTCCAGTGGCCGGGCCCGCATCCGACGTCGAGGACTAGTCCGTCGAGGTTGCGTGCCCACATCTCAATGAAGGTCAGATCAACGGGGGATACCTGTTGGATGCTTCCGAGGGCGGCTATGTACTCGCTGGCTCTCGCGCTGTAGTGCGCCCGGACGGACTGGTATTTCTCAGCCATGCTCCCACCTTGCCACGAGGTTGCACCCCTAGAGCTTCTTAGGGATGGACTAGGGGACATAAGGCATGATTTTCATCGACACGAGAGGCTTATGTTCATACGATTTAGTGAACGTCGATTCTGGTTGCTGATCATCGGTGGCCCGGCGCCCTCGGAAAGGGGTTAGTTATGAGCACAAAGCCAACCATCATTTTGGTGCATGGTTTCTGGGGAGGTGCCGCGCATTGGGCCGGTGTCATCGTCGAGCTCCGCAAGCGTGGTTTCGACTCAATTCAGGCAGTAGAGAACCCTCTTTCCTCGCTCGCCGATGATGCAGAGCGCACCCGCAAGATGGTCAAGCAGGTTGATGGCCCCGTTCTGCTCGTGGGGCACTCCTACGGTGGCGCTGTCATCACCGAATGTGGTGACCTGCCGAATGTCCAGGGCCTCGTCTACGTCGCGGCTTTCGCCCCCGATGCCGGTGAAAGCCCCGGTGGCATCAGCCAGGAGCACCCGCCCGTGGCCATTGAAAACCTGGTCACCGATTCCGACGGCTACCTGTGGATCAAGCAGGACAAGTTCCACGAGAGCTTTGGTCAGGATCTTTCCGACGACCAGGCCCTCGTCATGGCTGTCACGCAGAAGGCCCCCATGGCCTCCACCTTCGGTGACACCGTCACCGAGCCGGCATGGAAGGTCAAGCCCACGTGGTTCCAGGTTTCCGCCGAGGATCGCATGATCCACCCGGATAACCAGCGCCGCATGGCGGAGCGCATGGAAGCCCGCAAGACCATCGAGCTGGACGCGAGCCACGCTTCCTTGGCATCCCAGCCGGTCGCTATTTGCGATCTCATTGAGGAAGCAGTCGACAGCCTCTAGTTGTCCACGTCGAGGGTGTCGGGTGTTCGGTAAGTGGGCCTATCGATCGTCGGTGGCCAAGGCGCCAAAGATGAGGGTGTCGGTCCACTCGCCCTTGTTCCACCAGTCTTGGCGCAGGTGAGCCTCCTGGCACATCCCGACGGCCCCGGCCAGTTTCGCGGAGGCGGTGTTCCGGGCGTCCATCTGCGCTGCGACTCTGTGCAGCCGATAGTGATCGAAGCCGGTTGCCAAGACGGCGGCCACTGCCTCTCGGGCAAATCCTTGTCCACCGAATCGGGGGTCGAGCACCCAGCCAATCTCAGCTACCTGGAGATCCGGGTTGGTCATCCACAGTGAGATATCGCCAATAGGGGTGCTGTCGTATTCGATCGCCAAGGCCACGGCATTGGTTGGTGGGGTGAGGCTCGTTTTGGCCAGTCGTATCTCGAGCTGGCGGGTAGCCTCCTCCCGAGTCCACGGCTCTTCCAAAAGGAATCGGGCCACCGCGGGTTGTGAGTAGATCTCGTACAACCACGCATCGTCGCCAGGCTGGTGAAGCCGCAGCCGCAAGCGATCGGTGACAAGGGGAAAAGGCGACCTATTCGGCATGCTTTCTAAACTAACATAGTTCGGATAGTGTGGTTCGGGTGAGTTACTGGGAGCATCCTAAGCCGGTTCGTCGTACGCGGGCCGTCGACATCAATGAGGTGGCTGCAGCTGCGGCCGGGATTGTGAATGATGGCGGTATCCGGGCGCTGACCATTCGTGCTGTTGCCACCCGGCTCGGGGTTGCCCCGGCCAGTTTGTATTCCAGAGTCGAGTCTGTCGATGATCTCTTTGACCTGGCATTGAACCACGCTCTAGGCAATGACCAAACGGTCAATCGGGCCGTGTCGGAGGCCGACTTGCTGGGCCTCATGCTGGCCTATTACCGGCACCTCGTCCGACACCGTTGGGCCTGTCAGGTGATCGGGATGCGCGCTCCTCGCGGGCCGAACTATCTGGTCCTATCGGAGCGAATGATTGTCCTCCTTGATGAGGCGGGAGCGCCCGACCCGCTCGGCGCGGCGTACGTCTTGTCCAACTTTGTCATTGGTAGCGCATTGACCTCGTCGATGGCCGAGGACGAACGGGCCGCCCCAGTCGATTCGGAGCTTGCCCCGGAGTACGCCCGTCTCCATCAGTCCCACGCTGTCGATCCGGAAAAGATCGTCATCGCCGGGCTTATCGAGTTGCGAAATCACGTGATTGATTGCCAATAGGTTTTCAATAAGGCGAGAATGGGCTATATTGATGCCCATGGGAAGCAACCACGATCACGATCATTCGCGCATGCCAGCCGCTCCGACGAAGGCACTTGGCATCGCTTTCGCGATCACCGCCGTCGTCTTCTTCGGCG is a window from the Corynebacterium testudinoris genome containing:
- a CDS encoding IS6 family transposase translates to MGIFSGRHFPREVILWAVRWYCRYGVSYRDLEEMMTERGVPVDHTTIYRWVQKYAPELDKQTRWYRQVPDWQASSWRVDETYIRVGGRWCYLYRAITAGGQTLDFYLSPKRNVAAAKRFLAKALRSNASAGYPRVINTDKAPSLARAIAELKSEGICPPTVEHRQVKYLNNILEGDHGRLKRILGPKGAFKNRTSAYRTLKGMEAMHSLRKGQGTMFAYGQPNPDAVIVNRVFETA
- a CDS encoding excinuclease ABC subunit UvrA; the encoded protein is MFSRLGSHQCPNGHRLAPTIDVAAGLELTCPVCGIVFDPPGAEDLAFNSEGACPTCSGTGTVRDIDDDSLVPDPSKTIADGAVAPWGMFGLALMPRVVAEMGVRTDVPYYDLTEAEREVILDGSEEKRQILAPSKSGKLFDLSVTYRNARQAVREAMQNATSEKGLARVSRFITTHTCPTCHGTRLSEKVRSTKLAGIDLAQASALTLDEAVAWVPTVIEELPSDMHPMARVIASQFAEMARRLVQLGLGYLTLDRASTSLSTGERQRVQLARAVRNETTGVLYVLDEPSVGLHPANLDGLIGVMRDLLDGGNSVVMVDHDVQMLREADWMIEIGPGSGTEGGTILAQGDLPTVTADPSSLIGPFLMGAENPIVRERASAENVFERGDLHLVTSSIHTVHALDVKIPQGRLTAVTGMSGSGKTTLVLDSLIPALHSLHSDEPLPDHVVSLDTAGITHANVVDATPIGVNVRSTIATYSGILDDLRRAYAATDTATQAQLSAADFSYNTGSLRCPRCEGTGQVVLDVQFLPDVDIACPDCHGTRYAPNADQYLLETTDGPRSLPALFAMTVRQAHGALGGRTKIQKKLQTLIDLGLGYLNLSENTPALSGGEAQRLKLAGELSRDQSNTLFVLDEPSVGLHPLDTRVLIGVLDRLLAKGATIIVIEHDLDLIANADHIIDLGPGGGAAGGRIVATGTPEQVAANNSSITGRYLRSLLQIDAS
- a CDS encoding alpha/beta fold hydrolase, yielding MVVPFVWTFTIDVHATTILRRLEDPVSTTNTVANARMVGMDGTDGEHTVVFIHGLGDSPDAWNYQVSHLPSGFTGMAIGIPGLRAGEEPSGEFSLAAAAAGIVAELDHRGVDKLHLCGLSLGAMITLQIAIDYPERVRSLTLAAGQVKPPRVLMRIQTTVMRLVPARLLARSGVRKPQLLSVLRGVAEADFSTHLADVTAPTLVLCGSKDRANLPAARALAAGIPDADLNFIGGAGHQANTQKPELFTAALNGFLRSQNR
- a CDS encoding SDR family NAD(P)-dependent oxidoreductase; its protein translation is MPTIAIAGAGPGLGAAVARRFGRELFDVALISRNAGKLQALEQDLIGEGITARGYVADVRDRESLARALTQAAEELGPIEVLQFSPVPSAEFLKPVLDTTVEDLQAATEQSILGPVAAIRQVLPGMMARGVGSILLINGASAVHPNGIVAGTSTAFAGESAYGAMLHDAVVDKHVNVRQLIIPGAIGGGDPLYDPAALAERVWQLHSVPGDFRVIVGQ
- a CDS encoding cyclophilin-like fold protein; its protein translation is MHDTPIHLIIGDDIVGATVWDTPTGRDLLDRLPVTLTFADFGGQEKVARLDGGLTMEGMPSGDDPEVGDLGYYAPNGVVVLYTGEVGFWNGIARIGRMEGDLSVITEHHDDFTVTIERAG
- a CDS encoding class I SAM-dependent methyltransferase — protein: MAEKYQSVRAHYSARASEYIAALGSIQQVSPVDLTFIEMWARNLDGLVLDVGCGPGHWTHFLSSLGLTVEGIDPVPEFISSARARYPGVRFTVGRGDDLDVADGSLGGVLAWYSLIHGHPGAALKEFARSLRPGGGLALGFFTGPQLAPFDHAITTAYYWPVELLAVEVEAAGFTVTQCETRTDPGSRPHGAILAIRS
- a CDS encoding alpha/beta hydrolase; the protein is MSTKPTIILVHGFWGGAAHWAGVIVELRKRGFDSIQAVENPLSSLADDAERTRKMVKQVDGPVLLVGHSYGGAVITECGDLPNVQGLVYVAAFAPDAGESPGGISQEHPPVAIENLVTDSDGYLWIKQDKFHESFGQDLSDDQALVMAVTQKAPMASTFGDTVTEPAWKVKPTWFQVSAEDRMIHPDNQRRMAERMEARKTIELDASHASLASQPVAICDLIEEAVDSL
- a CDS encoding GNAT family N-acetyltransferase — translated: MPNRSPFPLVTDRLRLRLHQPGDDAWLYEIYSQPAVARFLLEEPWTREEATRQLEIRLAKTSLTPPTNAVALAIEYDSTPIGDISLWMTNPDLQVAEIGWVLDPRFGGQGFAREAVAAVLATGFDHYRLHRVAAQMDARNTASAKLAGAVGMCQEAHLRQDWWNKGEWTDTLIFGALATDDR
- a CDS encoding TetR/AcrR family transcriptional regulator → MSYWEHPKPVRRTRAVDINEVAAAAAGIVNDGGIRALTIRAVATRLGVAPASLYSRVESVDDLFDLALNHALGNDQTVNRAVSEADLLGLMLAYYRHLVRHRWACQVIGMRAPRGPNYLVLSERMIVLLDEAGAPDPLGAAYVLSNFVIGSALTSSMAEDERAAPVDSELAPEYARLHQSHAVDPEKIVIAGLIELRNHVIDCQ